From Amycolatopsis sp. WQ 127309:
CTGGCCAACGTGGCCGACGCGGAATGGGTTGTGGCGGCGGGAAGTCTGCCGCCTGGTGTGAACGAGGACTTCTACGCGGAGCTGATCGCGCGCCTGGCCCCCAGCGGGGTCCGGGTCGTCGTCGACACCAGCGGCCCGGCGTTCCGGACGTCGGTGAAAGCCGGGCCGGCGTTGGTGAAGCCGAACCTCGACGAGCTCGAGGAAGCGGTCGACCGTCAGCTCGACACGGTGCGGGACGTCGTCGACGCCGCACAGGAACTGCGCTCTCTGGGCGCGGGCACGGTTTTGGCCAGTCTCGGCAGCAAAGGTGCCGTGCTGGTCGAAGACGCGGGGATCTGGTGCGCCAACGCATCGGCCGAACCGCGCAGTTCGGTCGGAGCCGGCGACGCGATGCTCGCCGGTTTCCTGGCGGCAGGGGGGAGTGGCCCGCAAGCGCTGGCCACCGCCGTCGCCTGGGGTGCGGCCGCGGTGTCGCTCCCGGGAAGCACGATGCCGGGTCCCGAAGACGTGGGG
This genomic window contains:
- the pfkB gene encoding 1-phosphofructokinase produces the protein MFVTLTANPSVDRTVEVDRLNRGGLHRASGASVQPGGKGINVARALVRNGLKARAVVPAGGAEGDQLISLLEDYNIDVVRVRTEESVRSNISVVEPDATVTKVNEIGPHLTGREIETLCDVLLANVADAEWVVAAGSLPPGVNEDFYAELIARLAPSGVRVVVDTSGPAFRTSVKAGPALVKPNLDELEEAVDRQLDTVRDVVDAAQELRSLGAGTVLASLGSKGAVLVEDAGIWCANASAEPRSSVGAGDAMLAGFLAAGGSGPQALATAVAWGAAAVSLPGSTMPGPEDVGARRVRVDPHPGWDEKIRE